The Lolium rigidum isolate FL_2022 chromosome 1, APGP_CSIRO_Lrig_0.1, whole genome shotgun sequence region TTTTTAGCTTGTATTGTTTCCATCAATTGCAGCACTCGTATGTTCCATGAGGCTTTTGTGGAAATCCCTTGTGTTTTGTCGTATTTACGAAGGTCCTTTGATTGTCATGGATTTCAACACTCGAATGTTCTGCGAGGCTTAGATGAAACCATTGTACACAACCCCCGAGTTTTTATCGGGTTCGCTTACTGTATTATGAATTTTCTATGGTCACAGTACGTGACGTTATGTGAAGATCTTGAGAATTTGTCGAGGGTCCCGAATCAATTGAATACTTCATATGGAATAACACTTGCATAGACAAAACTTAAACTTTATTAATAGGTTTGCAACAGAAAGTAAGCTAAATTGTATGGCTTAAAAAgccttattgaaaataaaattgctgCGAAAAATAGAGGTATATGCCACCGCTTGTCCTCTTAAGTAAGGGGAGGGTCTTCTTGGATTTGGCGGAGTCTGCTGATGTGCCGATAGCTTCCAGTGTGGTGCCGATAGCTTCTGTTGAGGCATTGGTAACTGTTGCCGAAGTATTAGTGGCTTCTGTCGAGGCACTAACAACTTCTACCGAAGTTTTGATGACTGGTACTGATGTAGCACGATCATCGGGTTGTTTCTTTGACTTCTTGTTGCTGTCTACCTAGATTCCTTGTCTTCAAGAGCTAACTTTTTGGGGATAATATCCAAGGTCTTGATTTCCTGCTTTATCCCAAATTTAGCGGCAATCTTCTGAAATTCTCGGTCACAATTGTCTGATGGAAAAAGCTTCCGTGAACTGTGATATTGGTTCCATTCTTGCCTGGCATAGCTTTAGATATGCATAATGAGGTATGATGTCTACgcccgcttctattcctgtagacagtgttgggcctccaagagcagagttgtagaacagcagcaagtttcccttaagtgaatcacccaaggtttatcgaactcagggaggtagaggacaaagatatccctctcaagcaaccctgcaatcacgatacaagaagtctcttgtatccccaacacacctaatacacttgtcagatgtataggtgcactagttcgacgaagagatagtaaaacacaggtggtatagatggtggtaatattgcaggaagtaaagatgcagtaaacgaacatgtagcagaacagtaaataaacggtgccagaaaatagcttgctggcgtgggaggcaattctctgtggtgtaaacaaggcctagggatcatactttcactagtggacactctcaacattgatcacataactgcataaacaaatactactttctctacactctcttgttggatgacaaacaccattaattgtgtagggctacaagagcacctcaatgccggagttaacaagctccacaacattcgatgttcatatttaaataaccttagagtgcatgatagaccattgcaattataccgagtactaacatagcatgcacactcgtcaccatcgaactatgaaaggaggaatagatcgcatcaatactatcatagtaatagttaacttcataatctacaagagatcacaatcataacctatgccaagtactacatgatgcacacactgtcaccattacatcatgaaggaggaatagaatactttaataacatcactagagtagcacatagatgatattcaactagatcacaaagctcatgatcacataaagatcacatgggagagagagatgaaccacatagctacggtacagcccttagcctcgagggagaactactccctcctcatcataggagacagcagcgttgatggagatggcggtggtgtcgatggagatgccttccgggggcacttccccgtcccggcggcgtgccggaatagagactcatgtcccccagatcttggcttcgcgatggcggcggctctggaaggtttctcgtaccgtggcttttccgtatcaaagatttaggtcagggagcttattataggcgaagaggcggagtcggaggggacatggggccaccagacactagggggcgccccccctgggccgcgccgccaccttgtgtggtgggcctgtggctctcctctggcccctctccggtgttctggaagcttcgtggaattataagatagtgggcgttgatttcgtccaattccgagaatatttccttactaggatttctgaaaccaaaaatagcagaaaacaggaactggcacttcggcatctcgtcaataggttagttccggaaaatgcataaatatgacatataatgtgtataaaacatgtgagtatcatcataaaagtagcatggaacataagaaattatagatacgtttgagacatatcaaggtACATTCATGAATTTGGCATAAGCTGGCCTTCCAAggatagcatggtactgtgattcccagttcactacctcgaactcgagcaAGACGACATTCAAGGAGATCTTGCCGAGAGGGTATGCTGGCAAGGTCGGAACAATGCCATGCAAGCCTGTATCAGATTCCTGCAACATATCGGCTATAATGCCCATCTCCTTGATCGTgcttgcgaatatgagattcaatccgcttcctccatccataaataCTTTGCTCTTCgtgaatctgccaatttatgcttCGAGTACCAAAGCAGCGTGGCTTGGCCTCGGAATAGACATCGGGTGGTCAACTCTACTGAACAATATGCTTTGTATAGACCAGTCTATGAATTCGGGAATGCGTAAGTTTCTTCATCTCCCTCCTGGAGACACCAgttttgtggatcatgctcatctgtcctCGAGGTGGAGAAAAAGTGTCATTGGGTCCACGAGGCTGAACTTGCGgaacttgatgctgcggtggaggcggTGGGTTAGGGGGCTGCGCTCCAGGTACCGTCGGGTACGTTTGCCCTTTATTTGACTCATAAAACTTCTGGAGATCAAGAAACTATCGGCAGTCCCAGAGCAGATGACTCGACTTCTTGGTGTTATCTTTCGGGTTGATGTATGCATGTATGTAACAGGGAGCATTCAACTGCTCAGCAAACGGCAGTTCCGGCACTCGTGGTGGCTGATCCCTGTAATTGCCTCGACTTCCTCCGGACCCGCTGCGGTTGCTATCCCGATGATCATCACGTTTGTCGCTGCGCCGATCATCATACCGGTCGTCACGTTGATCAGTGTATCCTGCAGCAACGGTGTTGGTGTCGCTGAAGGTCTCATATCCATGGTATCTCCTCTTTTCGCCGTGCCAGGAGCGATCGGGACCGAGAGTCGAAGAACGCCCCCAgaatcgacgcggaagtggatgtTCCCGAACGTCATGTCCATCCGACCGCGCAGGCCTGAGAAGGCCGAACGCGACGCGTCGGTATGCGgagtgaactcgaaggaccctAAACGAATCGAGTTCCCTAAGTTCGGCGATGATGGAgccgatggtggtggcggcgatgatGCCGGCGAAGTTGTACCGGCACGATCGGAACAGCCGATGAAATGCCTTGTACCAGTAAGTTttacacagatggcgccaattgacgagggagctcctcggcaatgcccaccatgaggggcttagggttgacggaatcctgcatgcTAAcaagagacatcggataccaaacgaacagggagagagatttacccaggttgggggccctcgatgaggtaaaacccttcatgattgtctgatcttgatttataaTGGGGTAGCCAATAGACTAATATGGTCGACTCGCCGggaggcaaggattctagggtttgtgtgttaaGTTctgatggtttcatgtattgttgttatgttgttcggCAGGCCCTCTCGTGGCCTCTATATAGGAGGTCAGGTCTTGATAGTCCTATCCGAACTCGACTAGATTACATTGAAAACTAATCCTTCCTTTATTGGCGCCTTCTTACCTTGTACGTCAAGAATCCATCTTCTGGTAGGTTTCCTTCATTGCAACTGACGTATGGGCCCATCTTGGTCTTGGATAATCTtcgtgggcccctagttgggccaagagaggtagactaatgtcgggtaaCCGAAGGGCAATGCCCACATCACCTGATGCTTGCATAGAATCCATGTATGGTTGCTGTTGCCTGATTCAATTATCTGAGAAGGTTTTCTTTATTGCTGTCAGATAAttggatgaactgcttatgcagtaatgattcctTTGATGTGTAATTGAAGCTTGGATAGAAGCCAACTGGTGTTGGGTACCCCAGCTATGATTTCATTTGAGTGATGATAAATGTTTTTTACTTGTTGGTTTGGATGAATTGGTAGTTGATGTGACCTCAGCAGTGGTTCACTGCTGGATTTGGTTGCTCCTACTATTGTATGACTTATTGTGGAAGGATTATTGCATAGTAGTGATCAATTCTCGATTGCCAGTAGCATTTGATGTTGAAAACTATGCAGACAAACAAAGCCTGCtattttctgatggttttaatagGCTAGTGTTGCTAGGTGATTCTAGCAAAGTGTCAGGTTTAATTCCTTTATAGTTCGTTCTGGATGTGCTACTGTTGTATTGGTGTTGGCGTAACCAGGGTAACTGGCTTTGCCAGCATCACATGGTCTCTAACCAAATGATGATTGAAACAGGGTACCTCTACACTATGGGATTTTCCTGTTGAGCATGCTGATGCATTTATGAACAAAACACCGGGGTTTGTTTAtgagtgtggtatacctcactcgagCTCCTAGATttatgggtgttggtgtagaggatgctTGAGTTGCTGTTGTTGATGTACTTCTGGTTGTCCTTCTCCTCCTGGCTTCAGTGGCTTGCAAAGGCTCTAGCTATCCATCTTGTTGGTTTCTAGGTTTTGTGTTCTTGATGAAGAACAGTTATGCTGTTACTGATGAACTGATGGCTTTGTGGCGATGGATGGTTGATATCCTAGAGTTTGCTATTTATATTTTTGTGCTAGCTTTGacttggtcgacaacaaggctatGTGATGTTTGGTGACTAGAAAAGGTGCCGTTGTGTTGTGAAGCATTCATGATTCCTTGTGAGCTGTGTGGTTGTTCACTGTTGGGACTTGTTCCagggatggatcagctcggctgtgtTGATGATTATCTTCCTATGGTCATTTTTCTAacagccaagtggcattgccacttggttcACACTATTGCTTCTATTTTTGCTTGTGTGCAGGGTTTAAGAAGAGCAAATGTTCAAGATGATCAAGTTGATATGAACAGTAGCTAGGTTTTAGCATAGTttgcttgtaattttcctttttcttgttttAATTCCAATTCAATTTGTTGTAATATAATTGAATTgtgtaaagacattgtatatgtgtgtgtttatCAATAAACCCCAAATTCCTCTATTGAGCTAGTTGTAATTGTCTTATGATTTAAATTACATTGTTATTTAAATATTGTTTGAAATACataatgttttattttatttgaattGTTTGAGTTTGAATTCTAATTCAAACTCATTTCATTATCCAAGACTCAAATGTTTATATCAAATCAAATGATGATCAACTCttttccaaaaccctaattcaaaagAGGTATTGTCAAAGTTTGTcgtactctcgaaaccctaaactCTAGATGGTGTTGAAAGAGAAACTTGATCCCCCTTAGGTGTTTTATGCAAGAAATTTTCTCATTTATTGTGATGAGATACACATCGCTTTCCTAAATCTACCCCGCAGCTGTCTAGAATCCTAGGATGCTACACTGCTAGAGGACGTGGTGGTGCACCAAGCTCTAGCGGCTACACGGCTGGCCAcggagaagcagacgagggagggACGCAACGATAGGCCTGGGCCGTCTGGCAACAAGTAGTCTAGGATTCTACCAACTGTAGTTTGCATAGTTTGAAGTATATTATGCTTTTTAAAtattttgcaaaacaaaaaatGGGTCGACCCGCTGGGATCACACCCAAACGCAAACGGATACGGATCAAAATATGtctacggggcgacgcaaacggcccCAACTCGCTTCTCTTGCCGACCTACTGTCTTTTCTTGTCATGTCTGTTTGTGTGTCGAACATTGTATTTCCCTTTTTTATGAAAGTGGGAAGGTGCGAGAAGCCCGGTTGGAAAAAATAGatttataaaatttaaaaatctgcAAGGAAGTTGATAGGCGGACGCTACGCGTCGGTGGGCTGATGGGCAGCCCAAAAATCGGTTGCTCTCCGCGCCGTACGATCGTGATCCGACGTCCGAAATCTACCGCGGTGCGAGATTTGCATTTTGCCCCCTGTTTTTCTGAAACTTAACCCGCGGTCCTATTCTTCTCCCAGTTAAAGTGAAAGGTATATCCCTTTGGACCCTACCTTCACTATATTTACAACACAAATGCCACCCGAGGACAGATCCAAGTTATActaagtattacaacaaaatctcTCACATCGCTTACAAAAAATatgtactattacaacaaaaaaattacaaaaaatataaacaaaatagTATTATAAAAAAATGGTTAAACAACAATTGTTTTGCTATAggttggtttacaacaaaaattgacAACAATTACAATATAAAATCAAAAGCTATAACAACAAAAAACATGTGTTCGTGGCTGTGAAAATTTGATTGAAAATAACACATTTTATATATatcaaattacaacaaaaatcaccagactatttttaccaaaaattattaGCGATTACAACAAAATAATTTATAGCAAACGTCCAGGTAAATATTACAACATCTCTGACATGCTTTCTCTATAACTTTTATACGCATTTGTTACAAAACTAACGAACATATACAACATCTCTACGAAAAAAAGTGtccatgactaaaacaattacaccaaaaatcacaaataattacaacaaaaaagtcATCCGTTTACAACGTATCAAAAAACACACATTTTCGTAACATATCACTTAGAAAAATCTTACAAATTATGTCGTGTGAGTTTACAACAAATTTTTTATCTAATTGTTACAAATCTGGAAACAACACTGTACATTTCTTTAAAAAAAGCAACACTCCAGTTTGGGCCCAAAAACCAGACCCATATAAGACTGCGCGGAGCGAGCGGGAATCGGAAGCGTTTTCCAAGTTGATAACGTGAGAGACGAAAGGATGTCCAGTGGTCGAAAATTTTCGCTGAGCTCAGAATTTTTATTTCGCTGAGCACATGGACTTGATAACTCGCGACAGCACGTGCGGTGCAAGTGCAACAACGCAATGGACAAAACCTTCAAAAAAAGAAACACGGCCAGCTCACGGGCTTCAGCTAGCAACAGTCGCCTTTGACCTTCGTAATTGGAGTGCCATGGCTTCGCCGCCGCTCTACCTGCTGCTCCTCCCTCTCCTGGCCATCATCCCATTCCTCTTCCTCAACCGCCGCCGCAGGAGCCGCGCGGCCGTCCGTCTCCGCCTGCCTCCTTCTCCATGGGCGCTCCCGGTGCTCGGCCATCTCCACCACCTCGCCCGGGACCAGCCGCACCGCGCCATGCGCGACCTCGCGCGGCGCCACGGCCCGCTCCTGCTGCTCCGCCTCGGCGGGCTCCCCGTCGTCGTCGCCTCCTCCGCCGACGCCGCGCGCGAGGTCATGGTGTCCCGCGACGTCGACTTCGCCACCCGCCACATGAGCCGCATGGTGCGCCTGTCCATCGCCCAGGGCGCCGAGGGGATCATATTCGCGCCGTACGGCGACGAGTGGCGCCAGATGCGCAAGATCTGCACCGTCGAGCTGCTCAGCGCCCGGCGCGTGCGATCCTTCCGCCCCGTccgcgaggaggaggccggccggctgctccgtgCCGTCGCGGCGTCTCCGGGGACGGCGGTGAACCTCAGCGAGCTCCTGTGGGCGTACGCTGCCGACTCGTCGGTGCGCGCCATCGTCGGGAGCAGGTTCAAGGACCGGGACGCGTTCATGGAGATCCTGCAGCGCGGGCTCAAGCTGTTCGCCGGGATGAGCTTGCCGGACCTCTACCCGTCGTCGCGCCTCGCCATGCTCGTCAGCCGGACGCCGGGCCGGATGAGGCAGCACCGCCAGCAAATCGCCGCGTTCATGGACGCCGTCGTCCGGGAGCACCAGGAGAACCGAGcggccgccggcgaggaggaggacctgCTCGACGTGCTCCTTAGGATCCAGCACGAAGGCGGCCTGCAGTTCCCTCTGACAACTGCCAACATCAAGTCGGCCGTCGGCGTAAGCTAGTCCTCTTCTCCCCGTATCCATCCAAAAATCATGCATCAAACAGACCATGAGAAAAAAGCAAGTTGTTGGTATGTCTGTCAATGTCATACAGGACATGTTCGCCGGGGGCAGCGAGACGGCTGCAACCACGCTGCAGTGGACCATGTCGGAGCTGGTGAGGAACCCGAGGGTGATGCGGAAGGCGCAGGACGAGGTGCGGCGAGCGGTGGCCGGACAGCCCAGGGTGACCGAGGCTTCCATCGCCGACCTGAGCTACATGCACATGGTGATCAAGGAGGCGCTCCGTCTGCACCCGccggcgccgctgctgctgccgcggGAGTGCCGCAGCGACGGCTGCCGGGTCCTAGGCTTGGACGTGCCCAAGGGGACCATGGTGCTCGTCAACGCCTGGGCCATCAGTAGGGATCCAGCCTACTGGGGTGCCGACGCCGAGGAGTTCGTGCCGGAGAGGTTCGAGCGCGGCGAGGCCGTCGACTTCAAGGGGTCGGACATGGAGTACACGCCGTTCGGGGCGGGCCGGCGGATGTGCCCGGGGATGGCGTTCGGGCTGGCCAACTTGGAGCTCGCGCTCGCCGGGCTGCTCTACCATTTCGACTGGGAGGTGCACGGCGGGGTGGACCTCGACATGACGGAGGAGATGGGCGTCACCGTGCGCCGGCGCCATGACCTGAAACTTGTTCCCGTGGTCAGAATGCCCGTACCACTAGACTAGCAGTAGGCAGACTAGTTATTAGTGGAAAATATCGGATTTGCTAGCACgcttgcttttatctttgaccttCTAGACATGTTTTAAGCATTTTTTTTCATACGACTGACTATAAATAGTTTTTCAAGTATTTAGATTCAGACCTTGTAAATTATATAATTGGATTCGTTGGAAAAAAAGTGTATTTGTAGTACAAGAGTTTTCTTGTTttgtatatatatacatagtaAAAATTAGGAATTAGTGGTAAATCTTGAAGAGCGTGCTAATATATCATAGGGAGTTTTTTTCCCTATCAATACAATTTTTTCCGGACCCTTGGTCCTGTTGCTTAGGGTTCAACACAAGCATTGGTGTCGCTGACAATTTGAAGATAAATGACCAGTTCTGAGGAAACACCTGGGAAGAAATTGACCTGCAGATCCTCTAGCCTCTCTAGTGTCTAGAGTTACGATTTCCTTCGAAATTTCTATAATGTGATAACCTGTTTCAAATAAACACTTTCTGTAACTTGTTGAACCTGTTTGAACCACTGGTTTCGTTCAGGTAATGGATCTGGGGAGTGAACCTGTTTGAACCGCTGGTTTCGTTCAGGTAATGGATCTGGGGAGGGCCAGGAAACTATGACACCCTTGAAGTCTTAAAGCAAAACAAGTATGAATTGCTGGTGTAAAATTTCAAAATGATCTGGAGTACTTTACATTTTCAAACCTTGTGTTCAATTATTGTATTCTGAgagtttgaacttttttttggTGACACGTTGAGTCACAT contains the following coding sequences:
- the LOC124673201 gene encoding desmethyl-deoxy-podophyllotoxin synthase-like encodes the protein MASPPLYLLLLPLLAIIPFLFLNRRRRSRAAVRLRLPPSPWALPVLGHLHHLARDQPHRAMRDLARRHGPLLLLRLGGLPVVVASSADAAREVMVSRDVDFATRHMSRMVRLSIAQGAEGIIFAPYGDEWRQMRKICTVELLSARRVRSFRPVREEEAGRLLRAVAASPGTAVNLSELLWAYAADSSVRAIVGSRFKDRDAFMEILQRGLKLFAGMSLPDLYPSSRLAMLVSRTPGRMRQHRQQIAAFMDAVVREHQENRAAAGEEEDLLDVLLRIQHEGGLQFPLTTANIKSAVGDMFAGGSETAATTLQWTMSELVRNPRVMRKAQDEVRRAVAGQPRVTEASIADLSYMHMVIKEALRLHPPAPLLLPRECRSDGCRVLGLDVPKGTMVLVNAWAISRDPAYWGADAEEFVPERFERGEAVDFKGSDMEYTPFGAGRRMCPGMAFGLANLELALAGLLYHFDWEVHGGVDLDMTEEMGVTVRRRHDLKLVPVVRMPVPLD